The DNA sequence GTAATCGTTTCCGGAACTACCGGCGAGTTCAACACCTTGAGTTTTGACGAACGAGTCAAATTGTTCGAAACCGCGGTGCGAGTGGTGAACAACCGGAAGCCGATTATTGCCGGGACCGGATGTGCTTCCACCAAGGAAACCATCGCGCTGACCCAAGCCGCCGCCCAAATTGGGATTGAGACATGCCTGGTGGTCGCTCCTTATTATTGCCGGCCCACTCAGGAAGCCGTCTATGAACATTACTATCGGGTCGCCGAAGCCGGCGGTGTGGATATTTTGTTATATAACATCCCGATCTTTACTGGAATCAATATGGAGCCGGAATTGGTCAAAAGGCTTGCGGCCCATGAGCGGATCATCGGTATTAAAGATGAGGCTGGTCTAAACCCGGTACAGATCACGGATTTTTATTTGCAGACTGAAACGGTGGATCCTGATTTTATTTTGTACAATGGGGACGATTTAATGTTAATGCCGACATTAGCGCAAGGTGCGGCGGGAATCGTCAGCGGAGGCTCGTTGCTGGTCGGCGATCAAGTGAGAAAGGTATTTGAGGCCTATCATGCGGGTAAAGTTGACGAATCATTGGCGATTTATCGCCGGTTATTTAAGCTTTTTAAAGCGTTTGGACTCGATGGCCGCCTCAATCCCATCCCGGGCCTGCGGGCTGCAGTAGAGATCGTTACCGGAATCAGGATTGGGAATGCCAGAGGTCCGCTGAATGGCCCCAATAAGGAAGAGCGGCAAGCCTTAATCTGCTTCTTGAAAGCGGAGGAATATATATAAACAAGCCTTTCAAATGTTAAATACCAGGGTGGTGAGTAGTTTGAAGAGTAAGTTGTCCATGTTCTTATTGCTAGCGCCTTTCAGCGTGATATTTGCAATTTTCTTGTTGTTTCCACTGGTGTACGGAGTGGTTTTGAGCCTATCCGACCAGGCCAGCCGATTTTCGGTGCTCAACTATTTGAATGTGCTGCATGATGAGATCTTTGGTAAAGCTCTGTTAAACACCTTGTTTTATATCACCGGCAATATTTTCTTAGCGATACTCTCCTTATTGATCGCCATTCTTATCAAGGAGCTGAACTCGGAAAAACTAGCCAAAAAATATGAAACGCTCATGATTTTTCCGTATGTGATTCCGATGGTGGTCACCGGGATCGTCTTCAAATACATTTTTCAACCGCAGATCGGTTTGTTTAGCGGGTTATTAAGACTTTTGGGCCTGGCTCAGTTTTCCAATGTCGCCTTATTGTCGGATCCTTTTTATGCCAAAGTGGTGATTACCCTCGTCTGGATTTTTGTTTATACCGGTTATATGGTGAATATCTATTATTCGTCCTTGCGCGAGATCCCCGCTTCTTATTATGAAGCGGCCAGTATCGACGGTTCGAATTGGTTTCAAAGAATGTTTCAAATAACCATTCCTTTATTGAGCAATATTTTTGTTTATACCATCGTATCTGGAATTATCCTGTCATTTCAGATCTTCCCGCTGATTTGGATCTTAACGGGTTCGGGATTTGGGCTGGGAGCCGGCGGTCCCGATAACTCCACCATGTCGCTGGATCTCTATATCTACCAGACCGCGTTTCGCGATCATAACCTCTATTCGGCTAGCGCCATGGGAGTGATCATGCTGGCGGTGACCTACTTGATCTCACTGATCCCGATGAAATTGGTGAAGGAGGTAAACTATGTATAACAGGAAGTTCGCTGGCTTTCTGACCAATTTCATTCTGGTCATTCTGAGCATGCTGTTAATCTATCCGACGGTTCTGGCCTTTTTCAGCAGCTTCAAATCGTTATCCGATCTCTTGGGAAAACCGGTGGCTTTGCTACCCGGTCAGTTTACGCTCGACGCCTGGAAGGGCCTATTTGCGGCGACACCAGCCTTTCGTTGGCTGGGGAATGGCCTCTTGATTTCGGTGCTGGGAATGGTGCTGAATGTGGTCGTCTGTGTACCGGCCGCCTATGTTTTCGCCAGATCCACCAGCAAATTTGTTAAATTTTTCTTCAATCTGGTAGTTGCTACCGTCATGCTGCCACTCGCCGCGTATCTGGTGCCTCTCTATACGGTCGTGGCCAAGCTGGGTTTGTTGAACACGTATTTGTCGGTAGCGCTGCCGATCTCGGAGAGCGTTTTCGGGATCTTCTTTCTGACCCAATCCTTTAAAAATGTGCCGGCCTATTATGAAGAAGCGGCAATCGTCGACGGTTGCACTCAGATCCAGGGATTTCTGCGGATCTTTCTGCCAATCGTCAAAAATTCCTTGATTACCATTGCCATCTTCACTTTCATTTGGAAGTGGAACAGTTTCTTATGGCCGTTGATGGTTTTAAATGACGCCAATAAGTTTCCTTTGACTTTGGGCATCGCCACCGCGGTCGGAAATGATATCTCCTGGATGAACTCCTTGATGGCCGGGGCGATCTTTACCATCATGCCAATTGTAATCATGTTTATTATGTTTCAGAGATACATCTCGGGAAGCAACGTATTGAGCGGTAGCAAGTGAATAAGCCCATTGCGGGGCTTATCATAAAAAGGAGGAGTGAAGAAAAATGAGAAAAAAGCTATGGATTTGGTTTGTTTTCCTGATGGTGATGGGCATGTCGGTGTGTTATGGAGCCAACGAACCGGTGACGGTAGAATTTTGGAACGGTCATACCGGACCGGATGGCGAGGTAATGAGTAAACTGGCGAAACTTTATGAAGAGTCGCACCCTAACGTGAAGATTCATACGATCTCGATGGCCTGGGATCAATTGTTTACCAAAGCGGAACTGGCGATCTCACAGGGAAGCGGTCCTGACTTGCTGACCTTGCCGGCTGACCGGATGGTCGAGAATGCAGGGAAAGTCATTAAACCCATCAACGATCTGGCCAAAAAAAACTTTAAAGAGGCAACATTCGATAAGTCATTATGGGACTTGACCTTTTTCGAGAAGAAACAGTATGGTATTCCGTTGGACACTCATCCGTATGTAATCTATTACCGCAAAGATATTTTTGCCAAAAACGGCATTACAGTCCCTAACGATACTCCGTTGAGCAAAGAAGAATTTCTGAACATCGCCCAGAAGCTGACGGATAAGAAAGCCGGAATCTATGGGTTCGCTTTTAAAAGCTTAGGGGTCCATGCTTGGTGGGATACCTGGCCGTTTTTCCTGCAAGCGGGCGGCAAGTTGTGGGATAAAAACGGTAATAATCCCAGGCTGGACAGCAAGGCAATGACCGAGGCAATCGGCTTTCTAAAGTCTCTCCAGGGAAATGTGGCCACCGATCAATTGACGGACTGGCAGACCGCATATTCGATGTTTGTCACCGGCTATGCCGCCATGATTCAGCATGGTTCATGGTTGATTCCCGGGCTGAATAAGGCCAATATACCCTACGGAGTCATGATGCTGCCCAAGGTTTTCGACAAATATGCCTCCTTTGCGAATATGCACATGTTCGGCTTTACCCGGATTAATGAAAAGCGGACCCAAGCCGCCCTGGACTTCGTGAAATGGATGGAAACCAAGAATAACGCTTATGAGTGGGGAAGAGGCTCCGGAAATGTTCCCGCCAATTTGGAAGCCCGGGCCGAATACGCGCGTGATCCCATCTTCCAACCGATCGCCAAGACCGCGGAACTGAACAAGAAGCAATTGTATATGAGTCCGTATATCAAACAAAATGCTACAGTCGTTTATAAATATTTAGTGCCTACGATGGAGGCAGTCTACAGGGATAAGAATTCCAACGTCAAGAAGGCTGTCGCGGAAATGAATAAACAGGTGAAAATGGTCCTAAAGAAGTAAGGCGCGCGGCCGAATTACCCAGTTCAAGCTGGAACGGCTGAAACAGACAACGTTTCAGCCGTTCCAAAAATTTTACGTCAATGAGGAAACCAAAATGAAGCTGGCTTTTGGAAACGAAATGATTGATCTGGCCGCCCTGAAATCGGAAACCGCCCGGGTTCGGGTCTTAGCTCCTGATGAAGCGGCCTTGCGCCACCAGTCCGAACTCGAGCAGACGGCCGCTGTGAAGCAGAGCCTGACTCGTCCCATCGCCGGATATTCTTTGTCTGAATGGTTCCGGAATGGGAAAAACCTTCGCTTGGCGATTATCATTCCTGATGTGACCCGCAATTGCTCGACCCCCATTTATCTCAGGGTTCTGCTCAAAGAACTTGAGAACTTGGGAGCTAAGGCCCAAGACACGACGATTGTGGTAGCCGTCGGCAACCACCGGCACTGTACCGAGGCCGAACTAGAAAGGCTGGTCGGGGAGGATATCTATGCCCGGTATGCGGTGGTTAATCATCTTTCCCGGGAGAACCTGGTGGATCTCGGAACGACCCCAAGCGGCAACCGGATTCTCATGAACCGGGATATTGTCCGCGCCGATAAGGTGCTGGTCAC is a window from the Hydrogenispora ethanolica genome containing:
- the dapA gene encoding 4-hydroxy-tetrahydrodipicolinate synthase — its product is MNKFGRVLIPYLTPFDENEAVNYQAFAELIDYTIAQNYVDTVIVSGTTGEFNTLSFDERVKLFETAVRVVNNRKPIIAGTGCASTKETIALTQAAAQIGIETCLVVAPYYCRPTQEAVYEHYYRVAEAGGVDILLYNIPIFTGINMEPELVKRLAAHERIIGIKDEAGLNPVQITDFYLQTETVDPDFILYNGDDLMLMPTLAQGAAGIVSGGSLLVGDQVRKVFEAYHAGKVDESLAIYRRLFKLFKAFGLDGRLNPIPGLRAAVEIVTGIRIGNARGPLNGPNKEERQALICFLKAEEYI
- a CDS encoding carbohydrate ABC transporter permease yields the protein MYNRKFAGFLTNFILVILSMLLIYPTVLAFFSSFKSLSDLLGKPVALLPGQFTLDAWKGLFAATPAFRWLGNGLLISVLGMVLNVVVCVPAAYVFARSTSKFVKFFFNLVVATVMLPLAAYLVPLYTVVAKLGLLNTYLSVALPISESVFGIFFLTQSFKNVPAYYEEAAIVDGCTQIQGFLRIFLPIVKNSLITIAIFTFIWKWNSFLWPLMVLNDANKFPLTLGIATAVGNDISWMNSLMAGAIFTIMPIVIMFIMFQRYISGSNVLSGSK
- a CDS encoding carbohydrate ABC transporter permease produces the protein MKSKLSMFLLLAPFSVIFAIFLLFPLVYGVVLSLSDQASRFSVLNYLNVLHDEIFGKALLNTLFYITGNIFLAILSLLIAILIKELNSEKLAKKYETLMIFPYVIPMVVTGIVFKYIFQPQIGLFSGLLRLLGLAQFSNVALLSDPFYAKVVITLVWIFVYTGYMVNIYYSSLREIPASYYEAASIDGSNWFQRMFQITIPLLSNIFVYTIVSGIILSFQIFPLIWILTGSGFGLGAGGPDNSTMSLDLYIYQTAFRDHNLYSASAMGVIMLAVTYLISLIPMKLVKEVNYV
- a CDS encoding extracellular solute-binding protein, yielding MRKKLWIWFVFLMVMGMSVCYGANEPVTVEFWNGHTGPDGEVMSKLAKLYEESHPNVKIHTISMAWDQLFTKAELAISQGSGPDLLTLPADRMVENAGKVIKPINDLAKKNFKEATFDKSLWDLTFFEKKQYGIPLDTHPYVIYYRKDIFAKNGITVPNDTPLSKEEFLNIAQKLTDKKAGIYGFAFKSLGVHAWWDTWPFFLQAGGKLWDKNGNNPRLDSKAMTEAIGFLKSLQGNVATDQLTDWQTAYSMFVTGYAAMIQHGSWLIPGLNKANIPYGVMMLPKVFDKYASFANMHMFGFTRINEKRTQAALDFVKWMETKNNAYEWGRGSGNVPANLEARAEYARDPIFQPIAKTAELNKKQLYMSPYIKQNATVVYKYLVPTMEAVYRDKNSNVKKAVAEMNKQVKMVLKK